The following proteins are co-located in the Phragmites australis chromosome 10, lpPhrAust1.1, whole genome shotgun sequence genome:
- the LOC133930407 gene encoding uncharacterized protein LOC133930407, which produces MFDSLLNSKFYNKCKHAFKCIRTRMAPIRRKKHAMIRFLKKDVADLLANGLDTHAFGRMDGLIVELNHASCYDMIEQFCDGIGKQLGSLQKQRECPSETREAVSTLIFAAARFPDLPELCDLRHIFTERYGNFVEPFVSLEFVRKLDSTEFTDEEKLQVMQSIAEELSVSFDAKELELKLWVTPETEHDMIEKDSRKRVEPAMPLSNKQKCDEDAPCERKYKDMVDKGSRKPVKIAMTLSNRQKVDEDAPCERKYEATPVRHKEKVEIQLGPTGTQAVAVGIHRIDENSRKQHSDKSDEMEHLEISVSPVDTKIRNTQKDVKKVNRKDNRPSEKELMEAVELDLNGLPKQGFGAVKFPETGSNKTAQNAKPKEAVKEHHVEKENEEVLRHLHPSRMPGGPDHNGRHANSGLRPQCPENQERPVSPLNGNTRNKVPPYAKLNEANMKNPTEKQATYGFLHDKPQHLADLGHPVQKGQGMTERATTMRPPYVKPKSGMQPVNGDPEKRTPNDYNKYNIPGQTDLLDDKDVVRPVSVRRKSAKPPAPVDAYAEATNNEKATSPTPSSHRRHSSRQNGAKYDYDQKGNVTDDIVGDGKNVQRTPSSRPKHTGRRNGALHNDGYDGYVRRRQTEADETAIDFGNLLPRNASGQRKHKSGRIGDHDEEERMMDKLLMHYSKKGLDQTNKDAHDNEAQIYSQQKVSLHPPGRAISLPPESINHGEDVKFPTRSISLQPDCPRSVRVHPRMPDFDELAARVNALRKA; this is translated from the exons ATGTTTGATAGCTTGCTCAACTCCAAGTTCTACAACAAATG CAAGCATGCGTTCAAATGCATCCGGACGCGGATGGCTCCCATACGGCGGAAGAAACACGCCATGATTcggttcttgaagaaggacGTCGCCGACCTTCTCGCCAATGGTCTCGACACCCACGCCTTCGGAAGG ATGGATGGGCTGATAGTTGAGTTAAACCATGCTTCTTGCTATGATATGATCGAGCAGTTCTGCGACGGCATCGGTAAGCAACTCGGCAGCCTTCAGAAGCAAAG GGAATGCCCTTCAGAAACCAGAGAAGCTGTGTCAACTCTGATTTTTGCTGCTGCTCGGTTTCCTGATTTGCCTGAACTGTGCGACCTAAGGCACATATTCACAGAGAGATACGGCAATTTTGTTGAGCCTTTTGTTAGCCTTGAG TTTGTTCGGAAACTCGACAGTACAGAGTTCACTGATGAGGAAAAGTTGCAAGTCATGCAAAGTATTGCTGAAGAATTATCTGTTAGTTTTGATGCCAAGGAATTGGAGCTCAAGTTATGGGTCACACCAGAAACTGAACAT GATATGATTGAGAAGGATTCAAGGAAACGAGTGGAACCAGCAATGCCTTTATCCAACAAGCAGAAGTGTGACGAGGATGCTCCATGTGAAAGAAAATATAAGGATATGGTTGACAAGGGTTCAAGGAAGCCAGTAAAAATAGCAATGACTTTATCCAACAGGCAGAAGGTCGATGAGGATGCCCCGtgtgaaagaaaatatgaagCTACACCTGTGCGCCATAAGGAGAAAGTGGAAATACAGTTGGGCCCAACAGGTACTCAGGCTGTTGCTGTTGGCATCCATCGAATTGATGAGAATTCTAGGAAGCAGCATTCTGATAAATCTGATGAGATGGAACATTTGGAGATATCAGTGTCTCCTGTGGACACAAAAATAAGGAACACCCAAAAAGATGTTAAGAAGGTTAACAGAAAAGATAACCGCCCTTCTGAAAAGGAACTGATGGAAGCAGTGGAGCTTGATCTCAATGGTCTTCCTAAGCAGGGATTTGGTGCTGTCAAATTTCCTGAAACAGGAAGCAATAAAACAGCTCAAAATGCCAAGCCAAAGGAAGCTGTGAAAGAACATCATGTTGAAAAAGAGAATGAGGAAGTCCTTCGTCACCTCCACCCATCACGTATGCCCGGTGGTCCCGATCACAATGGGAGACATGCAAATTCAGGGCTAAGACCTCAGTGCCCAGAGAATCAAGAACGTCCAGTGAGTCCTTTGAACGGTAACACTAGAAACAAGGTTCCTCCTTATGCTAAGCTGAATGAGGCAAATATGAAGAATCCTACTGAAAAACAAGCGACTTATGGTTTCTTGCATGATAAACCGCAACATTTAGCTGATCTGGGACATCCGGTGCAAAAAGGACAAGGAATGACAGAGAGGGCAACTACTATGCGACCTCCTTATGTTAAACCAAAATCTGGGATGCAACCTGTGAATGGTGATCCTGAAAAGCGAACTCCTAATGACTACAACAAGTACAATATCCCTGGACAAACTGATCTCTTGGACGACAAAGATGTGGTTCGACCTGTTTCTGTTAGGAGGAAAAGTGCAAAGCCACCAGCACCCGTTGATGCTTATGCTGAGGCAACTAACAATGAGAAGGCCACAAGCCCAACACCCAGCAGTCACAGAAGGCACTCAAGCAGGCAGAATGGTGCTAAATATGACTATGACCAGAAAGGTAATGTGACTGATGACATTGTTGGTGATGGGAAGAATGTTCAGAGGACTCCTAGTAGCCGACCAAAGCACACAGGCAGGAGGAATGGAGCTTTGCACAACGATGGCTATGACGGGTACGTGCGGCGTAGGCAAACAGAAGCGGATGAgactgctattgattttggtaATCTTTTGCCTCGCAACGCAAGCGGGCAGAGGAAACACAAGAGTGGGCGTATCGGGGATCATGACGAGGAGGAAAGGATGATGGACAAGCTTCTGATGCACTACAGCAAGAAAGGTTTAGATCAGACCAACAAAGATGCTCACGACAACGAAGCTCAAATATATTCTCAGCAAAAGGTTTCCTTGCATCCTCCGGGAAGAGCTATCTCTCTACCGCCTGAATCCATCAACCACGGTGAAGATGTGAAGTTTCCTACTCGGTCCATCTCGCTGCAGCCAGACTGTCCTAGGAGTGTGCGTGTGCACCCGAGAATGCCGGACTTTGATGAACTGGCTGCCCGGGTGAATGCTCTGAGGAAGGCTTGA